In Candidatus Devosia phytovorans, the DNA window TGACCGGGGAGCCCATTCCCTTCGTCAAGCACAAGGCATCCGACTTCAACCGCATCGCCTATGCGGCCGCCCATGTGGTGGCCGACCCGCTTGCGAGCAATGATCCCTGGCTGACGCCGGCCATCGACTGGGCCACCACGCTCAAATTCCGTCATCGGCTATGGGATCTCGGTCTCGGCGTCGCCGAGGCGATGGATACGGCCCAGCGCGGCATGGGCCTGGGTTGGGCCGAGGCGCAGGAATTGATCCGCCGTGCCCAGGCCGAGGCCCGCACGCGCGACGATGCGCTGATCGCCTATGGCGCCGGCACCGACCATCTGACGCCCGGGCCGGATGTCACCATTGACGACATCATCCGTGCCTATGAAGAACAGGTCGGCTTCGTCGAGAGCCAGGGCGGCCGTGTCATCCTCATGGCTTCGCGCGCCCTCGCCTTTGCCGCCAAATCACCGGAAGATTACGCCAAGGTCTATGGGCGCATTCTCAGCCAGGTCAGACAGCCGGTGGTGATGCACTGGCTGGGCGAAATGTTCGATCCGGCGCTGGCCGGTTATTGGGGCAATGACGACCACGACAAGGCGATGGATGTCTGTCTCGACGTCATCGCCGCCCATTCTGAAAAGGTCGACGGCATCAAGATTTCCCTGCTCTCGGCGGAAAAGGAAATCGCCATGCGCCGGCGGCTGCCGCCTTCGGTCAAAATGTATACCGGTGACGACTTCAACTATGCCGAACTGATCGCCGGCGACGAGGAGGGCTTTTCGCATGCCCTGCTCGGCATTTTCGACGCCATCGCCCCGGCCGCCTCGGCAGGTCTCGCCGCACTGGGCAAGGGCAACAATAACGAGTTCTTCGATCTGCTCGAACCGACCGTGCCGCTGAGCCGGCATATCTTTGCCGCGCCCACCCGCTTCTACAAGACCGGCGTGGTCTTCCTCGCCTATCTCAACGGGCTGCAGGACCACTTCCAGATGATCGGAGGGCAGCAGTCGACCCGTTCGGTTCAGCATCTGAGCGAGCTGTTCCGCCTCGCTGACAAGGCGCGAGTCCTAAGTGACCCTCAGCTCGCCATTTCGCGCATGAAGGCGGTTCTCGATGTTAACAGTGTGCTAACCAAATGAGCCAACGTGCTATATCGCTGAATCTTGCCACCACGCGCCAGGTCTGGGGCTTCAAGGAAGCTGTCGACGGCTGCTTAAAGGCTGGCATTACGGCAATTTCTCCTTGGCGCGACCAGGTCGCTGCGGTCGGATTGGACGAAGCCGCCCGCATCGTCCGGGACAACAAGCTGCAGGTCACCGGCCTCTGCCGCGGCGGCATGTTTCCCGCCGAAACTGCCGAAGGCCGGCAGGCTCAGATCGACGACAACCTCCGCGCCATTGACGAGGCGGCCGCGCTCAATGCCGATTGCCTGGTGCTGGTTGTCGGCGGATTACCGGGCAGTTCCAAGGACTTGCCCGGTGCACGGCAGATGGTCAGCGACGGCATTGCCGCCATGCTGCCCCATGCCAGGGCCTGCGGCGTCAAGATCGCCATCGAGCCATTGCACCCCATGTATGCCGCCGACCGCGCCTGCGTAAACACGATCGACCAGGCCCTCGATATCTGCGAGGCACTTGGTGAAACGGTCGGCGTCGCCGTGGACGTCTACCATGTCTGGTGGGACCCCAATCTCGCGCAAGCCATTGCCCGCGCTGGAAGAATGAAGCGCATCTTCGCCCATCACATCTGCGACTGGCTGGTCCCGACCAGGGATATGCTGCTCGATCGCGGCATGATGGGCGATGGCGTCATCGACCTGCCGGCCATTCGGCAAATGATTGAAGACGCCGGCTTTTTCGGCCCACAGGAAGTGGAAATCTTTTCCCAGGACAATTGGTGGAAGCGTCCCGGCGACGAAGTGCTTAAGGTGATCAAGGAGCGGGTGGCGACGGTCTGCTGAGCTTTGAGGCCATCACGAAAGTGAGCAGCAGCAGGGGGATAAGCAGGGCAAAGGCCATACGAATGCCGAAGCCCTGCGCCACCGCGCCGATCAAGACCGGCGCGCCGAGATTGACGAATTGAAAGATCAGCGTCGTCGCGGCCACATTCTGGCTCGCCGGCCGATCGCCCAGCCGTGCCGCCGCCGAGAGCATCAGCGGATAAAGCACGCAGATGCCTAGACCCAGCAGGCCAAAGCCGGCGAGAGCCGCGAGGGCGTTGGGCGAAAAGACCACAAGCAGCATTCCGGCAATGGCGACACTGGCCAATACCCGCGCCACCATGACCGGACCGAAACGATCGATCCAGCGGTCCGCAACCAGCCGCCCCAACGCCATGGTGACCAGCAGCGCCGGCAGCGCCAGCGACTCGATCCAGGCGGCCACTTCGAAATTGTCGCGCAGGAAGATGATCGACCAGGCCCGCGCTGAACCCTCGGTCAGCCCGGCGCCCATGCCGAAAGCGACCAGACCGAGCGTCGCCAGGGTCGGCCAGGCCAGTTTCTTGCCGTTCTCGCCGGCATGCGGTCGGGGCGGGGTCGCTGGCATGGGCACGACGACGGTCCAGAGCAACAGACCTAAAATGGGCACCAGCGTCCACAGGTGCCAGGCCGGCGCTATGTCGAGCCCGCGCAGCGCCGCGCCCAGCAGCGAAGTGGTGAGAAAACCCACGCTCCAGACGCCGTGGCACGTGTTCATGATGCGCTGACCCGATGCCGCCTCGATGCGATCGGCTTCGACATTGATGGCGATATTGGTCAGCGAGAACCCCAGTCCATTGATGGCCAGCAGGGCGAACATGGCGAAGGGGTTGAGCAGCACCGTCACCAGCGCGGCGGAAATGGCCGAGAAGGGTAGCATGACCAGGATCACCTTGCGCGGCCCGATGCGCTCGATGATGCGGCTGGAAAACAGGAACATGCTGAGCCCGCCCAAAGGCTGGCCAATCAGCACCAGGCCCAGTTGCGCCTCGGAGAGGCCGATCTGCAGCTGGATGTCCGGGATGCGGGTGTGGATGGCGCCGACGGTCAGCGCATGGACGAAGAACAGCGCAATAATGCGCCAGCGGACGATGGGCATGAAACTCACAAAGGATAGTCTGGCCGGGCGGAACGAACGGCAATTCGTCTTAGGCTCACTTGGGGCCGGGGTCCATGAGCACGTGAATGCGATCAGCACCAAGCCGCGCCAGCTTGAGCATCAGCGCCTTGCGACGGGCTGGCGCCATTGGCGTATCGGGGCTGTCGCGCAGGATGGCGCCATCATGCGCATCGGCGACGATCAGGCCCTCGCTCTCGGGAAAAATTTCCGCTTCAAGTTCGGGTGGCTTGGCAAAGAAGAAGCGGTCGGAAAATTCGCGATATTCGTGCCACTTCCGGTCGACCTGGAAATCGATCAGGCTCGACTTGATCTCGACGATCCAGATTTCGCCCTTGGGACCGACACCCAGCACATCAGCGCGGCGGCCGGAGCGCAGGGTCACTTCGGCATAGCAGGCCATGTCATAGGTCTCGCGCAACAGCCGCATGACCCCGCGCTGGACGCGCAGGGCGGTAGCTGATTGGCGGAGATCGACGATCGGGCGCAGTTCAGTCCGCTGACTGTCAGCCATGCGGCGGGACCGGTTCGGGGGGCAGGCCGTGTGGGTCGTCCACCTTGCGCGTGCCCAGGGCAAAGCTCGATGCCCAGAGCCCAGCCAGCAGTAGCGGCAGGCAGATCAGATAGGAATTGCGGATGCCCAGATGTTCAGCGACGAAGCCGAGCAGCGGCGGGGCCATGAAGAAGACCACGAAACTCACCTGACCGAGCGCCGCGACATTGACCGCAGCGGGCCGGTCGGTGCGCTGGGCGGCCGCGGATACGGCCAGAGGGTAAACTGCCGAACAGCCAATGCCCATCAAGGCAAAGCCGAGTAGCGCCACGCCCGGCATGCCCTCCGGCGCCCAGCCCACCATCAACACGCCGACGCTGGCAAGGCTCAGCAGCACCATGGAAACATGGCGCGGGCCAAAGCGGGCGACGACAGGATCGGCGGTCAGGCGCATCAAAGCCATGAAGAAGGCAAAGAGCGTCAGGCCCATGCCGCTGACGAAAGGCTCGGTCGAAAAGATCTCGTCCATATAGATGGCCGACCAATCGATGCCGGCGCCTTCGACGAGGAAGGCGGCAAAGCCGATGAGGCAAAGCGGCAAGAGGCCCCAATTGGGGAAGGCGATCTGGTGACCGGTCTCGCCTTGCATGCGCGCTGGTTTTGGTGCTGGCCGGATGCCGGAAATCATGAAGCCACCGATCACCACCACAATGACGGCAACAAGGCCCAGATGGGCCTCGACCGAGAGGCCCGACTGGCGGATGCCGGCGCCGAACAGGGCGGTGACGAAGAAGCCGACGCTCCAGAAGCCATGAGCGCGGTTCATATACCGACCGCCTGTATGCATTTCGAGGCGATCGATTTCGACATTGAGATTAATTTCGAGCGCGCCGGACAGCAGCCCGGTCAAAAAGAGCACGCCGAAGACGAAGGGCGCAAAGCCCAACCAGGGAATGGTGGCAAAGAACAGTGCCGGGCCGAGCACGGTGAAGAAGGCCGTGGTGCGGACGCCAATACGCTCGATGATGGACGCGCCAAATGTCAGCGAGATCAGCGAGCCGATCGACATGCCGATCATGGTGAGGCCGAGCTGGCCCTTGTCGACCTGAAGGTGGGCCTGAATGTCAGGCAGGCGCGCCATCAGGGCGCCGGTGGTCAGCGCGAAGAGGAAAAAGCAGGCATAGAGACGGTGTTGCGGCGCAATGGTCATGGGGTGACAACCTTGGTGACCGGACGCGGCGCCAGGACCTGGGTGGTCGCAAGGCCGAGCAGAACCAGTGGAATGCCGACACCGAAAATCCAGTGCAGGCCGAAATGCTCACCGATATAGCCCAGCAGCGGCGGGCCGAGCAGGAAGGCGGTGAAGGAGAATTGCGCCAGTGCGGCGACATTGATGGCGGCCGGGCGGTCGGTCTGCTGGGCTGCCGCCGACATGGCCAGGGGGAAGAGGGCCGAGGAGCCGATGCCGATCAGTGCAAAGCCAAGATAGGCCACCCAGGCGAACCCGATCGAGGGCGCGAAGAAGACCAGCAGAACGCCAATGCCCATGACGGCAATCAGCACGCGAGCCACGAGGACCGGGCTGTAGCGATCGACGAAACCATCGGCAAAGAAGCGGGCAAGCGCCTGCGAACCGGCGACGGTCGCCACGGCGATACCGGCCCAGAAGGGCGTCGCCTCGAAAATATTGCGCATATAGATGGCCGACCAGTCGATGCCGGCGCCCTCCATGAGCATGGCGGCGATGCAGACGCTCACCAGCATCATGATGGTAGGGGTTGGCCGGGCGAAGTGGGGCGTTTCATCACTGCTCGAACCTGTGCGATGCGCAGCTGGCTGGAAGCGACCGAGGATGACAAGAGTGGCGACGAGAATGACCGGGGTCATGATCATCAGGTGATACTGCGGTGGCAATCCGGTCTGGGCGATGAACGAGCCGACCATGCCGGCAGCGAAAAAGCCAAGGCTCCAGAAGGCATGAGCGCGGCTCATGATGCGCCGGCCAATGGCATGTTCGACGCGATCGGCCTCAATATTGATGATGATCTCGATGCAGCCGATGGTGAGGCCCACCGGCACCAGCAGCAGGAAGAAGGCAAGCGGACCCTGCGCCCATGCGGCAGTGGCGTAGAGAACCGAGAGCAAGGGAATGGCGGTGAGCAAGACGCGCCGATAGCCGATGGCTTCGATGAAGCGACCCGCAAAAGTCAGTGAAATCAGCGTGCCGGCGGCCGAGCCAATCAGCGCCAGCCCCAGAGCACCCTCGCCGACACCCATCGCCTCCTGAATGGCAGGCAGGCGCGGGAAGAGACTGCCCATGCAAAAGGAATATACGAAGAACGCCCCGAAGACCTTCATCTGGGGCGGCAGGTGGAGGCCAAACGTCATGGCTGAAACTACTCGCAAGATTTTGTGCCGGCGAAGCTATGCGAGAATCAGATCATCGCCTAGGGCGCGTGCAAACGTTTTCGTTCTATTCTTGCAACGTTGCATTTTTGGCGCGATAGAGTGCTAGTCGCCATGCAACGGCCGCTCGCCTCGGAAGAGCGCGGCATGGCGTTTCATCAGCGCGGCGATGCGATCCCCAACCGCACGCACCGCGGGTTCGTGACGCTCCTCGTGATGGCTGACCAGCCATTGATCGGTCTCGAGCTCCTTGATCACCGGGGCAATGCGGATCAGGCGCGGATCGCTGTCGCCGACGAAACAGGGAAAGACGGACAGGCCCGCGCCATGGGCCACCAGTTCGCGGACGCTCATCGCATCATTGCCGCGAATGGCGATGCGGTCGCCATGGCGGGCCTGGATCCAGCGCGCCGAATGGGTCTGGCTCCCCTCCCCAACCACGCCGACGAAATAGCCGGCTTCGACGCCGTTGATCAGTTCACGACCCGAATAGAGGCCATAGGCCACCTTGCCGATGAGCCGCCCGGCCAGCCATTGCTCGGTCGGCCGCTGGTTGCGGATGCCCAGATCGGCATTGCGCCGGCCGATGTCGACCTTCTGGTTGGCCGTGACCAGTTCGAGGGTAAATCTGTCGGCCACGGTCCAGATGTCGCCGATCTGGCCGGAGAGAAAAGCCGAGGTCCAGGGGCCCGCTGAGAGGCGCACGATGCGGCCACCGCTCGCGCCTTCCTTCCAGCGGCGCAGCGACAACATGGCCGCTTCGACATCCTCGGCACGGGTCAGCAGGTCTTCGCCTGCCTGGGTCAGGCGATATCCGGTCTGGCTACGGTGAAACAGCGGTTCGCCGACCTGCCGCTCAAGCGCGGCGACGCGGCGGCCCAGCGTTGCCGCACTGAGTTTCGTGGTCTCGGTGGCGGCGCTCAGTCCGCCCAGCCGCGCCACATCGAGAAAGAGCCGCAGATCGTCCCAGCTGAAGTCCATTTTTCATTTCTGCAAAGGTCCTTGCAATCCCGACTATAGAGAAAGCTCAGCAGAAATAGCAAGTATTGGGCCAGCAGCGTCTGGCGCTGCGGCACAGCACAGCAAGAACCACCAAATATGCAATCCGGAAATTTGCCTTTCCGGCGATGGCGGAGCCTTGCTGAACAGGAGATCGAAATGTTCAAGGCAATCCGGAAGACTCTTTCAGCATGGTGGCAGCGCGACCTTGCCACCCGCAAACTCAATGCGATGGACGACCACCTGCTGGCCGACCTCGGCACCAGCCGTGCGGACATTGCGCGCTTCGTCCGCAGCAAGGAAGATGCGATCGAGCCGACGGCACCGAAATCCTACCGGCACAAGGATGCCGTTCGCTTCCGCCTCGACTGCGTTGAGGCCTGAGATTTGCGGTCACATTTTTGTTGCAAGTGCTGCCTAGCGTCTGCCTCATTTGAGAAATTTCGAGGTGGATTATGGACTTGCGGTTCGGAATTGGCCTTTTGATCCTGGCGCTGTCAGCCAGTTCCAGTCTCGCCAGGGAAGAAAATCTGAATGGCGTGGTGGTGGATGTGCCGTCCGACTGGGAGGTTCAGCGCGGTGAAGCCGGCTCGATGCTGATCTCTCAGGAATTTCCCGAAACCGACGAGTATGAGCAAGGCGCGGTGATCATTCAGCTGATCGCGCCGCGCGGCGTGGAGGGCACGCTGGCGCAGGGCATGGCGCAGGTGGTGAATGCCTTTCCGGACATGGCCGAAGAGGACACGACCACCGATAGCGCCGGCGTGACCAGCAATGGCTATGAAGTGCTGATGGAATATCGCTGCTGCGGGCGCATCCAGGACATCAGTGCCGGCCTCACCACGATTGCCGTGGGAAGCCCGACCAAGCAGGCCTATCTGCAGATGGTGTCGATGAATATGGACGGCGATCGCGAGGACGAGATCGACGCCGAGTTTGCCACCATGGCGCGCACCATGCGCCTCAACGAGAGTGACGAGCTCTTTGCCGTGGCACCAAAGGATGGCGATGGCGGACTTGAAGGCGTCTATACCTATCTGCGCACCGGGCTGACGCTCAACCCGTTCGGCGGCATGGATTTTACCGCCGACAGCGAGATCACGGTCTTCGACACGTCGGGCCTGTTCAGCGATACCATTCCGGCCAATATGGATATGGCGGCTCATTGCGCCGACCACCCGCGCGACTGCGGCACCTACAAGGTCACGGGCGGCGGTTTCTGGGGCGGCGCCAAGCAGCTCGAAATGCGCAGCGTGATCGACGACTTCGGGACATTCGAGGTCGAGGTGTCGAGCCTTGATGACCAGGATGGCGGCTTGTCGATCGACGACAATTTCCACGCAAGACTGCCAGCCTTCGATGCCGGCACGACATTTGATGGCCAATGGCGCTACTTCTGGGCGCAGACCGGGAGCATGGCCTTCAGCTCCAACAGCGTGGCCGTCGAGCGGCTGCTGACAATGACGCCGGACGGCCGTTTCGAGCAGACCGGCTTTTCCGGCGCCAGCGGCAGCGTGGATGGCGGTACTGGCACCACCAGCTTTGCCACGGGCAGCGACCGGCCGCTGGAGTCAGGCACCTATCGTGTCGATGGCTATACGCTGGTGCTAAGCGGCGACGATGGCAGCGAACAGATGCTGAGCCTCTTCGCGCCCGACATCGGCTCGGATGAATTGCTGGTCATCAACGGCAGCAATTATCTCAAGCAATGAAGAGGCCGCCCCGAAGGGCGGCCTGAAACGGCAGCAAGTCGGCGCCGTTATAGTGTTCAGCTCTGGGCCAGGCAGACCGAGGTCACGCCACGATTGCGGAAGCCGAGGGCGTTGGCTGCTGCCTTGCTCAGATCGATGATGCGCTTGCCGTGGAAGGGGCCACGGTCATTGATGGTCACCTCGACATGGTTGCCGGTATTCTGGTCGGTCACAGTGACCTTGGTGCCAAAGGGAAGGGAACGATGCGCCGCCGTCATGGCGTTTTCGTTGAAGATTTCTCCCGATGCAGCCCGCTTGCCATTGAAGCCAGGGCCATACCAGGAAGCGCCGCCACATTGGGCATAGGCTGCAGTAGAGAAGGACAGAAGGGCTGCAGCAACAATGGCGGCGGATACGGCTTTCTTAATCAAACTCGGAGTCTCACGTCATTTACGATGAGCGTTTGATTAACGGCTGCGACGGGCCACAATGTGCCCGATTTGCCTCAGGTGGCCCCCAAGAGCCCGGGTCTGGTGGATAGTTGCAGGATTCGCGGCTGCATTTCTGCCTGCTTGCTGAATGGGTGCACCAAACTGGAGGAAATGAATCCACTATCGCGACGAATCTGGCCGGAATCGACGTCGGACTCGTCAAGCCCTTGGATTCATCTTGCGCGGTGTGGCCATGAGGTCACGGTTCCGGCTCAAGTGCCAAAATCCGGCATTTTGGCTCTGGCGCCGTGGATAACTCCACCAATTCCACGTCCTCCTTGGGTCAAATGTGGCGGGAATGCGGCCAATATCCTTGTGCAAAATGCGAAAGCGCGCCGCGGAACCTTAACCGCCGGCGCTGGTTCCGACCTGATGGCTTATGAACTTTACTACTGGACCGGCATTCAGGGCCGGGGCGAATTCATTCGATTGGCACTGGAAGAGGCGAGCGTCGCCTATGAGGACGTCGCCCGTGAACAGGGCGACGTCGTGATCGAAGCGCTAGGTGAAAAATTGGAGACACCCGGTTTCGCGCCACCCTTCCTCAGGCATGGCGAGACCGTCGTCGGCCAGGTTTCGACAATTCTGTTCTATCTTGGAGATAGGCTTGATCTGGCGCCAAAGGATGCGCGGCTCAGGCTCTGGACGCAGCAAATCCAACTGACCATCGCCGACTTCGTCGTCGAGGGACATGACGCGCACCATCCTCTCGGCGCCGGCGCCTATTACGAAGAACAAAAGCCCGAGGCAGTACGGCGGGCGAAAGAGTTCCGCGAGCAGCGCGTCCCCAAATTCCTCGGCTGGTTCGAAACCATCCTCGAGCGCAATCCTGAAGGCGCCACACATCTGGTGGGTGCCAGGCTCAGTTATGCCGACCTGTCACTGTTCCAGGTGATTAGCAGCATCGACTATGCCTTCCCCAAACTGATGGCGCGGATCGGCAATGATTATCCCAAGCTGCGTGCCCTGCATGACCTTGTGCGGAGCCGGCCCAATATCGCCGCTTATCTCAAGAGCGATCGACGCCTGTCCAATAATGAGGATGACCTGTTCCGGCATTATCCGGAGCTTGATCCGTAGACCTATTCAAATCTGAATATCCAGCACCGGATTTCGGCGAGTTCCCATCATGGCTGCATCACCCCATGTTGAGTGCAATCCACTCCATGAGGTTTCGCCATGAGCACATCATCTCGCCTGTCCGACCCGATCCTGCTGCAAAGGCTTGAAGGCGTCGCCGCTTTGGGCCTGGGCATCGCCGCCTATATCTGGCTTGGCCAGTCCTGGGGGGTGTTCGCGCTGCTCTTTCTGGCGCCGGATCTGCTGATGCTGGGCTATCTGCGCTCGAAGAGCTTTGGCGCGCTGACCTATAATCTTGGCCATACCTATGCTGCGCCGGCACTGCTGGCCCTGCTCGGCCTCGTCACCGGTCCATTGGCCTTCGGCCTTGCCGCCATCTGGACGGCGCATATTGGTTTCGACCGTATGCTCGGATATGGCTTGAAACTGGGCGATTTCAAATCCACCCACCTCGGCCGTATGGGCAAGTCGGCTAAGGCTTGACGACTTTGTAGTCGAGATGGGTGACGAAGCGCGTGGCACGCGCACCCACGGGTTCGAGTTGTGCCGTCAGGCCATCCCACAGCCTCTCGCCCTGTCCGGCAAGCTGGGGCACGAGCTTGAGATGCAGCATGTCGACCACGCCGGCATTGAGATAGTGGCGCAAGGTGGTGACGCCGCCGGCTATGGAAACATTGCGCTCGCCCGCTGCTTCCCGAGCGCGCTCAAGCGCCACTTCCGGCCCTTGGGTGACGAAATGAAAGATCGTGCCGCCTTCCATTTCCAGTGGCGCATGCTCGTGGTGCGTCAGCACAAAGACCGGTGCGTGATAGGGCGGATTGGGGCCCCACCAGCCGGTCCATGCCTCTTCCCAGACGTCGGACCCGGGCGCTGCGAACATGTTGCGACCCATGACGAAGGCGCCGTAGTCGGTGACCGCCGCGATCTCATCGCGATTATTCTCGCCGTCCTCGAACATCCAGCTCGCAAACTGCCTGGGGTCGATCGTGCCGAAGGGGCGTTCCCGGCTCTGGTCGGTGCCGGTGCCATAGCCATCCAGCGACAGCATGATATGGGCGCGTACCTGTTGAGCCATGTCATTGTCCTCCGATCCGCGACCCTAGGATTGCCCGGGGCAGACTGTCAAATGAATGGCCCCTTGCCTATTTGCGCGGGGTGAGGCCGAAGAGGAAGAGCTGTTCGAGATAGCGCGCGGCGTCCTCGAAACGTCCCTCGCCACCGCGTCCCGGCCCGAGCACGGCGCGGACCTGGACGTCGAAATCGGCATAGTGCTGGGTGGTGGCCCAGATGGAAAAGATCAGGTGATAGGGGTCGGTGCGCGCGAGCTTGCCCTCGCTCATCCAGCCCATCAGGACCTTGGCCTTTTCATCGACGAGATTTTTGAGATCGACCTCGATCATTTCGATAATGCGCGGTGCGCCCTGCAGCATTTCATTGGCAAAGAGCCGGCTTTCTCGGGGAAAGTCGCGGGCCATTTCCAGCTTGCGGCGAATATAGGAGCGGATCTCCGGGAAAGGATCGCCATTGGCGTCCATTTCCTCGAGTGGCGCCAGCCAGTTTACCAGAAGTTCGGAGATCAGCCGGCGGTGGATCTCTTCCTTGCGCGGGAAATAGTAAAGCAGGTTGGGCTTGCTCATGCCCGCGACCTCGGCGATCTGGTCGATCGTCGCGCCGCGAAAGCCGTGCAGCGAAAACACTTCCAGCGCCGCTTCGAGGATGATGTCCTGCTTTTCGCGCTGGATGCGCGTCAATGGCCGCACTTTGGCCGGCGCATGGGCTGCCGCCTTGGCATCAGCCTTGTGCTGCCGTTTGGGCGTAACGGGGCTTTCGGCACTTTTCAGCTTTGTGGGCGGCATTTTCGCCTTGCTAGAAAGTTTGGGAGTGCTAACATTTTTCCAATTGGTCAAAATTTCGGGACTTAGCGCTTCGCCGTCAAGAGCCAAAATCGACCAAAGCCGATCAATGGGAGCGAGGGGTTTCCGTGACCAATTCCAATAGTGTGGCGCCGAACGACCTGAGTGCGTTCTGGATGCCCTTTACCGCCAACCGGCAGTTCAAGAAAAACCCGCGCATGTTCGTCGCGGCCAAGGACATGCATTACACGACCTCCGATGGCCGCCAGGTGCTGGACGGTACGGCGGGCCTGTGGTGCGTCAACGCCGGTCACGCACGACCGAAAATCGTCGAAGCCATCGCGAAGCAAGCGGCCGAGCTCGACTATGCGCCGGCCTTCCAGATGGGCCATCCGAAAGCCTTCGAGCTGGCCAACCGCCTGGTTGATATCGCCCCCGATGGGCTAAACCATGTGCTCTACACCAATTCGGGGTCTGAATCGGTCGAGACGGCGCTAAAGGTTGCGCTAGCCTATCATCGCGTGAAGGGCGACGGCGCCCGCACAAGGCTGATCGGCCGCGAACGCGCCTATCATGGCGTCAATTTCGGCGGCATTTCGGTGGGTGGCATCGTCACCAACCGCAAGATGTTCGGCACGCTGCTCGGCGGCGTCGATCACATGCCCCACACCCATAACCTTGCCAAGAACGCCTTCACCAAGGGCGTGCCCGAATATGGCACCGAACTGGCCGACGAGCTGGAACGCATCGTCACGCTGCATGATGCCTCGACAATTTCGGCCGTCATCGTCGAGCCGGTAGCCGGTTCGACCGGTGTACTGATCCCGCCGGCCGGCTATCTCAAGCGCTTGCGCGAGATCACCAAGA includes these proteins:
- a CDS encoding dihydrodipicolinate synthase family protein, producing the protein MASINLPNPDRSITPYTLTGEPIPFVKHKASDFNRIAYAAAHVVADPLASNDPWLTPAIDWATTLKFRHRLWDLGLGVAEAMDTAQRGMGLGWAEAQELIRRAQAEARTRDDALIAYGAGTDHLTPGPDVTIDDIIRAYEEQVGFVESQGGRVILMASRALAFAAKSPEDYAKVYGRILSQVRQPVVMHWLGEMFDPALAGYWGNDDHDKAMDVCLDVIAAHSEKVDGIKISLLSAEKEIAMRRRLPPSVKMYTGDDFNYAELIAGDEEGFSHALLGIFDAIAPAASAGLAALGKGNNNEFFDLLEPTVPLSRHIFAAPTRFYKTGVVFLAYLNGLQDHFQMIGGQQSTRSVQHLSELFRLADKARVLSDPQLAISRMKAVLDVNSVLTK
- a CDS encoding sugar phosphate isomerase/epimerase, with amino-acid sequence MSQRAISLNLATTRQVWGFKEAVDGCLKAGITAISPWRDQVAAVGLDEAARIVRDNKLQVTGLCRGGMFPAETAEGRQAQIDDNLRAIDEAAALNADCLVLVVGGLPGSSKDLPGARQMVSDGIAAMLPHARACGVKIAIEPLHPMYAADRACVNTIDQALDICEALGETVGVAVDVYHVWWDPNLAQAIARAGRMKRIFAHHICDWLVPTRDMLLDRGMMGDGVIDLPAIRQMIEDAGFFGPQEVEIFSQDNWWKRPGDEVLKVIKERVATVC
- a CDS encoding MFS transporter; translated protein: MPIVRWRIIALFFVHALTVGAIHTRIPDIQLQIGLSEAQLGLVLIGQPLGGLSMFLFSSRIIERIGPRKVILVMLPFSAISAALVTVLLNPFAMFALLAINGLGFSLTNIAINVEADRIEAASGQRIMNTCHGVWSVGFLTTSLLGAALRGLDIAPAWHLWTLVPILGLLLWTVVVPMPATPPRPHAGENGKKLAWPTLATLGLVAFGMGAGLTEGSARAWSIIFLRDNFEVAAWIESLALPALLVTMALGRLVADRWIDRFGPVMVARVLASVAIAGMLLVVFSPNALAALAGFGLLGLGICVLYPLMLSAAARLGDRPASQNVAATTLIFQFVNLGAPVLIGAVAQGFGIRMAFALLIPLLLLTFVMASKLSRPSPPAP
- a CDS encoding MmcB family DNA repair protein, with product MADSQRTELRPIVDLRQSATALRVQRGVMRLLRETYDMACYAEVTLRSGRRADVLGVGPKGEIWIVEIKSSLIDFQVDRKWHEYREFSDRFFFAKPPELEAEIFPESEGLIVADAHDGAILRDSPDTPMAPARRKALMLKLARLGADRIHVLMDPGPK
- a CDS encoding MFS transporter, with the translated sequence MTIAPQHRLYACFFLFALTTGALMARLPDIQAHLQVDKGQLGLTMIGMSIGSLISLTFGASIIERIGVRTTAFFTVLGPALFFATIPWLGFAPFVFGVLFLTGLLSGALEINLNVEIDRLEMHTGGRYMNRAHGFWSVGFFVTALFGAGIRQSGLSVEAHLGLVAVIVVVIGGFMISGIRPAPKPARMQGETGHQIAFPNWGLLPLCLIGFAAFLVEGAGIDWSAIYMDEIFSTEPFVSGMGLTLFAFFMALMRLTADPVVARFGPRHVSMVLLSLASVGVLMVGWAPEGMPGVALLGFALMGIGCSAVYPLAVSAAAQRTDRPAAVNVAALGQVSFVVFFMAPPLLGFVAEHLGIRNSYLICLPLLLAGLWASSFALGTRKVDDPHGLPPEPVPPHG
- a CDS encoding MFS transporter yields the protein MTFGLHLPPQMKVFGAFFVYSFCMGSLFPRLPAIQEAMGVGEGALGLALIGSAAGTLISLTFAGRFIEAIGYRRVLLTAIPLLSVLYATAAWAQGPLAFFLLLVPVGLTIGCIEIIINIEADRVEHAIGRRIMSRAHAFWSLGFFAAGMVGSFIAQTGLPPQYHLMIMTPVILVATLVILGRFQPAAHRTGSSSDETPHFARPTPTIMMLVSVCIAAMLMEGAGIDWSAIYMRNIFEATPFWAGIAVATVAGSQALARFFADGFVDRYSPVLVARVLIAVMGIGVLLVFFAPSIGFAWVAYLGFALIGIGSSALFPLAMSAAAQQTDRPAAINVAALAQFSFTAFLLGPPLLGYIGEHFGLHWIFGVGIPLVLLGLATTQVLAPRPVTKVVTP
- a CDS encoding LysR family transcriptional regulator — encoded protein: MDFSWDDLRLFLDVARLGGLSAATETTKLSAATLGRRVAALERQVGEPLFHRSQTGYRLTQAGEDLLTRAEDVEAAMLSLRRWKEGASGGRIVRLSAGPWTSAFLSGQIGDIWTVADRFTLELVTANQKVDIGRRNADLGIRNQRPTEQWLAGRLIGKVAYGLYSGRELINGVEAGYFVGVVGEGSQTHSARWIQARHGDRIAIRGNDAMSVRELVAHGAGLSVFPCFVGDSDPRLIRIAPVIKELETDQWLVSHHEERHEPAVRAVGDRIAALMKRHAALFRGERPLHGD
- a CDS encoding septal ring lytic transglycosylase RlpA family protein; this translates as MIKKAVSAAIVAAALLSFSTAAYAQCGGASWYGPGFNGKRAASGEIFNENAMTAAHRSLPFGTKVTVTDQNTGNHVEVTINDRGPFHGKRIIDLSKAAANALGFRNRGVTSVCLAQS